The Styela clava chromosome 2, kaStyClav1.hap1.2, whole genome shotgun sequence genome contains a region encoding:
- the LOC120336384 gene encoding heterogeneous nuclear ribonucleoprotein L-like, producing the protein MNSYEGVPNKRQRMNDNGINLKGEYESSESSEPPHKFSHGPPPQPNKVLLFTIINAIYPITTKVMESICKDIGEVQRIVIFRKRGVQAMVEFDSIQSAQHAKASLNGADIYSGCCTLKIEYAKPARLNVYKNDNETWDYTGALDNPEPGMGQQQALLGDAPAGYGRGGYGGGMGSGMVHAPPMRGMAPRPRHPMSPMGGLGSRGRGGMMPGVRPQRHGIMGAPPPQQQMPDYNDYGGEDYGQGISQSPVVMVYGLKPEKMNGEKLFNLLCLYGNVLKVKFLKSKPGTAMVQMGDPASVDRAIQNLSGIRFFGEKLTLGPSKQMFLTDSGQIGELDDKTPSFVDFSNSRNNRFTTTEQAAKNRIQKPAPVLHYFNAPTDMDEEKTKQLCEELSVAPPTRFTQFKTRSERSSSGLLEFSDRSEAMECLAVLNHYKLENPGGRYPYILKLCFSTSSSSQNYGPNYQRE; encoded by the exons ATGAATTCTTACGAAGGAGTGCCGAATAAGAGACAGCGCATGAATGATAACGGAATAAACTTAAAG GGTGAATATGAATCTTCTGAGAGCAGTGAACCTCCTCACAAATTCAG CCACGGACCACCACCTCAGCCCAACAAAGTTTTGCTATTCACGATCATCAATGCAATATATCCTATAACTACA AAAGTAATGGAATCAATCTGCAAAGATATAGGTGAAGTTCAGAGAATTGTCATTTTCCGCAAGAGAGGAGTGCAGGCAATGGTTGA ATTTGACAGTATACAATCAGCTCAACATGCTAAAGCTTCCCTCAACGGAGCAGATATTTACTCTGGATGTTGCACATTGAAGATAGAATATGCCAAG cCTGCTCGTCTTAATGTTTACAAAAATGACAATGAAACTTGGGACTATACTGGAGCCCTGG ACAATCCTGAACCTGGAATGGGACAGCAACAAGCTCTTCTTGGTGACGCTCCTGCAGGGTATGGACGTGGGGGTTATGGTGGAG GTATGGGATCAGGAATGGTGCATGCTCCTCCCATGCGTGGTATGGCCCCAAGACCTCGACATCCTATGTCTCCTATGGGAGGCCTCGGATCTCGTGGAAGAGGAGGAATGATGCCTGGCGTCAGACCACAGAGACATGGAATTATGGGAGCACCACCTCCACAGCAACAG ATGCCTGACTACAATGATTATGGTGGGGAAGATTACGGACAAGGCATTAGCCAGAGTCCGGTTGTGATGGTCTATGGTTTGAAGCCTGAGAAGATGAATGGAGAAAAGCTATTCAACCTTTTATGTCTATATGGAAATGTGCTGAAG GTAAAATTCCTGAAAAGTAAACCTGGTACCGCAATGGTGCAAATGGGAGATCCAGCATCGGTTGATCGTGCAATCCAGAATCTTTCTGGAATAAGATTCTTCGGAGAAAAACTCACTCTTGG GCCTTCAAAACAGATGTTTCTGACAGATTCCGGACAAATTGGTGAACTGGATGACAAGACACCCAGTTTTGTTGATTTCTCAAATTCAAGAAATAACAG ATTTACAACAACCGAGCAAGCTGCCAAAAACCGAATTCAAAAACCTGCTCCTGTCTTGCATTATTTTAATGCACCTACAGATATGGATGAAGAAAAGACAAAACAA CTTTGTGAAGAACTGTCTGTAGCTCCACCAACAAGATTCACTCAATTCAAAACACGCA GTGAGAGAAGTTCATCGGGTTTGTTAGAATTCTCGGATCGCAGTGAAGCGATGGAATGCCTTGCAGTTCTGAATCATTACAAGTTAGAAAACCCag GTGGACGCTATCCATACATATTGAAACTATGTTTCTCAACATCAAGCAGTTCACAAAATTATGGGCCGAATTACCAGCGTGAATGA
- the LOC120336467 gene encoding uncharacterized protein LOC120336467 isoform X1 — protein sequence MVYNKNYYRTLGVSENASMDEIKKAYKNLAKKWHPDKNPNEKDLSEKKFKEISEAYHVLCDGTKRYDYDEEARQKKEYDETMNQRRHDEKIRRMEKEQEDYIRKQSERRARAHHKYPSTRDNFSFFSDFTTGSHEGLFKDFFEDREEWRRRVPNLFQGETMFGNIMKDMDELMKNAFGMTRNMHEGPDYKKSEQWKNYGQQRYQQHYETQRSVNDIFDAFFSKKPSDVYGFSY from the exons ATGGTATACAACAAAAATTATTACCGCACACTGGGCGTCTCTGAAAATGCATCAATGGATGAAATCAAAAAAGC GTACAAAAATTTAGCAAAGAAATGGCATCCTGATAAAAATCCAAATGAGAAAGATCTTTCAGAAAAGAAATTCAAAGAAATATCGGAGGCTTATCATGTTTTATGTGACG gaaCAAAACGGTATGATTATGATGAAGAAGCAAGACAAAAGAAAGAATATGATGAAACAATGAATCAAAGAAGACATGATGAAAAAA TAAGAAGAATGGAAAAAGAGCAAGAAGACTATATTCGAAAACAGAGTGAAAGAAGAGCAAGAGCACATCACAAATATCCATCAACCAGAGATAACTTCAGTTTCTTCTCAGACTTTACAACAGGAAGCCATGAGGGATTATTCAAAGACTTTTTTGAA GATCGAGAGGAGTGGAGGAGAAGAGTTCCAAATCTATTTCAAGGTGAAACAATGTTCGGTAATATCATGAAAGATATGGATGAATTAATGAAGAATGCTTTTGGAATGACAAGAAACATGCATGAAG GGCCAGATTACAAAAAATCAGAACAATGGAAAAACTATGGCCAACAACGATATCAACAACACTATGAAACACAGAGAAGcgtaaatgatatttttgatgcATTTTTCTCAAAGAAACCCAGCGATGTTTATGGATTTTCATACTAA
- the LOC120336467 gene encoding uncharacterized protein LOC120336467 isoform X2, whose protein sequence is MVYNKNYYRTLGVSENASMDEIKKAYKNLAKKWHPDKNPNEKDLSEKKFKEISEAYHVLCDGTKRYDYDEEARQKKEYDETMNQRRHDEKIRRMEKEQEDYIRKQSERRARAHHKYPSTRDNFSFFSDFTTGSHEGLFKDFFEDREEWRRRVPNLFQGETMFGNIMKDMDELMKNAFGMTRNMHEANAGLSSQLRDMQNDLTMLRKRQARLSRKVEDFKQNMRTFA, encoded by the exons ATGGTATACAACAAAAATTATTACCGCACACTGGGCGTCTCTGAAAATGCATCAATGGATGAAATCAAAAAAGC GTACAAAAATTTAGCAAAGAAATGGCATCCTGATAAAAATCCAAATGAGAAAGATCTTTCAGAAAAGAAATTCAAAGAAATATCGGAGGCTTATCATGTTTTATGTGACG gaaCAAAACGGTATGATTATGATGAAGAAGCAAGACAAAAGAAAGAATATGATGAAACAATGAATCAAAGAAGACATGATGAAAAAA TAAGAAGAATGGAAAAAGAGCAAGAAGACTATATTCGAAAACAGAGTGAAAGAAGAGCAAGAGCACATCACAAATATCCATCAACCAGAGATAACTTCAGTTTCTTCTCAGACTTTACAACAGGAAGCCATGAGGGATTATTCAAAGACTTTTTTGAA GATCGAGAGGAGTGGAGGAGAAGAGTTCCAAATCTATTTCAAGGTGAAACAATGTTCGGTAATATCATGAAAGATATGGATGAATTAATGAAGAATGCTTTTGGAATGACAAGAAACATGCATGAAG CTAACGCGGGATTGAGCAGTCAATTGAGAGACATGCAAAATGATCTTACTATGCTGAGAAAACGCCAGGCAAGGTTATCTAGAAAGGTAGAAGATTTCAAGCAGAACATGAGAACTTTTGCCTGA
- the LOC120335661 gene encoding histone-lysine N-methyltransferase SMYD3-like has protein sequence MLEIFVSNDKGRGLRCTSSIRRGTVLMSSEPFVYLLANEQKGIRCDHCFQKQETLLRCSGCKFMRYCDKNCQKGAWSQHKQECAALKQISPKVPPDFVILLGRVLWKLENSLDDNKTEDLVSIMDLESNYDRLTEGQKETLGQFVVILHSYWGLGTLPLQVPDIKAVLELCAKLKNNSFAICDEELQSDIGTGIYLSCSLINHSCVPNCIAVFDRLQLNIRTLRDLKEGEELTISYIEQLAPSHDRQDELQNIYRFKCKCPACSNRMHDGNMLSDFNNEILSINSPKITAVKRFLEDLDKARKAGDYGEIRDLTSGFIARQVLPLENVYMARIHDFSMDACIQLQKFDEAFHHGAMALKAYRSYLQDVNPLTGLQMMKLGKILLYTKRNGEAIRMLVEALKVLQITHSHKGEVMQELRLLIENCQLELRSESKKKNSSQ, from the exons ATGCTGGAAATATTTGTCTCCAACGATAAAGGACGAGGATTAAGATGCACCTCGTCAATTAGAAGGGGAACTGTATTGATGAGCTCAGAACCTTTTGTGTACCTACTGGCTAACGAACAGAAAGGAATTCGATGTGATCATTGTTTTCAAAA ACAAGAGACTTTGCTTCGATGTTCCGGTTGTAAATTTATGAGATATTGTGACAAAAACTGTCAG AAAGGAGCATGGTCACAGCATAAACAAGAATGTGCAGCCTTGAAACAAATATCTCCTAAAGTTCCTCCtgattttgtcattttattgGGGAGAGTACTTTGGAAATTA GAAAACTCGTTAGATGACAATAAAACAGAAGATCTGGTTTCAATAATGGACCTTGAATCTA ATTATGACCGACTCACTGAAGGCCAAAAGGAAACACTTGGGCAATTTGTTGTAATCTTACATTCATATTGGGGTCTTGGAACGTTACCTCTTCAAGTTCCAGATATTAAAGCGGTTTTAGAACTTTGCGCAAAG ttaaaaaataacagTTTTGCTATTTGTGATGAAGAACTTCAGTCCGATATTGGCACAGGAATATATTTGAG TTGCAGTCTAATAAATCACAGTTGCGTTCCAAACTGTATTGCCGTATTTGATCGATTACAATTGAATATACGAACGTTGCGAGATTTGAAAGAAGGTGAAGAG CTCACAATATCATACATTGAACAACTGGCACCAAGTCATGACAGACAAGATgaacttcaaaatatttatagatttaaatGTAAATGCCCTGCATGTAGTAACAGAATGCAT GATGGGAATATGTTGAGTGACTTCAACAATGAAATACTGTCAATAAATTCCCCCAAAATAACAGCGGTAAAAAGGTTTTTAGAAGATCTTGACAAAGCACGAAAAGCAGGTGATTATGGAGAGATAAGAGACCTAACATCGGGATTCATTGCGAGACAGGTCCTTCCCCTTGAAAATGTATATATGGCAAGG ATCCATGATTTTTCGATGGACGCTTGCATACAATTACAGAAGTTTGATGAAGCATTCCACCATGGTGCTATGGCACTAAAAGCATACAG ATCATATCTTCAAGACGTTAATCCACTAACTGGTTTGCAAATGATGAAACTTGGTAAAATACTTTTGTACACAAAAAGAAATGGAGAAGCAATTCGTATGCTGGTTGAG gcTTTGAAGGTACTACAAATTACACACAGCCACAAGGGTGAAGTAATGCAGGAATTAAGATTACTTATCGAAAACTGCCAACTGGAACTGAGATCTGaaagtaaaaagaaaaattcaagTCAATGA
- the LOC120335662 gene encoding ribosomal RNA small subunit methyltransferase NEP1-like: MDKPGSKRPSDTEATSVVAKIARPFGKDGQSKRLIVVLEKASLETVKNGKTFELLNCDKHKGLLKKHNRDLGSCRPDITHQCLMMLMDSPLNRAGLLQVYIHTTNNILIEVHPQTRIPRTFDRFCGLMVQLLHKLSVRAADANLKLMKVIKNPVTDYFPPGCKRMCMSFGATDVVHPKTLAPPNEAVACVIGAMAHGSVDVDYTEKSYSISNYPLSAALTCTKLCSGFEEKWGII; this comes from the coding sequence atgGATAAACCTGGTTCAAAGCGACCCAGTGATACAGAAGCAACAAGTGTTGTGGCCAAGATAGCAAGACCATTCGGAAAAGACGGTCAATCTAAGAGACTTATTGTGGTTTTAGAAAAAGCATCACTAGAGACTgtaaaaaatggaaaaacatTTGAACTACTGAATTGTGACAAGCATAAAGGTTTGTTGAAGAAACACAACAGGGATTTAGGTTCCTGCCGACCAGATATCACTCATCAGTGCCTCATGATGCTCATGGATAGCCCATTGAATAGGGCTGGATTGCTTCAAGTTTATATTCACAcaacaaacaatattttaatagaAGTGCATCCGCAGACCAGAATCCCACGAACTTTTGACAGATTCTGTGGACTTATGGTGCAGTTACTTCATAAACTAAGTGTGAGAGCTGCTGACGCCAATCTGAAACTCATGAAAGTAATCAAAAACCCTGTAACAGACTACTTTCCTCCTGGTTGCAAGAGAATGTGCATGTCTTTTGGAGCCACAGATGTTGTACATCCAAAAACACTTGCACCACCAAATGAGGCAGTCGCATGTGTGATTGGAGCAATGGCTCATGGGTCTGTAGATGTCGACTACACTGAAAAATCTTACTCAATCAGCAATTATCCTCTTTCTGCGGCCCTAACTTGCACCAAATTATGCAGTGGGTTCGAAGAAAAGTGGGGGATCATTTGA
- the LOC120335660 gene encoding ubiquitin carboxyl-terminal hydrolase calypso-like gives MDHKRPFGVWKELESDPGLFTLLIKDFGVKGVQVEEIYDLQRQIPNKVYGFIFLFKWSEVGRYRRKVQISQDEPFCRDEETVNGMFFAHQLIPNSCATHALLSILLNCEDIQLGDVITRLKETCKSYDPETKGFAIENMPELYCAHNKHAHPEPNPLSESTSDKSNGITPSARTLEAFHYTCYLPLHDHLFELDGLKPYPIDHGPLSEDEEWHDMARRVINDRISMATGGEQCHDIRYNLMAVVPSLTDQYVSKLELLTDHHKILSSAIEDVIPNLKLDDKEHKELLDILHDTRENVAESCKTSKKSDKACLDKLPNSPSESTDTASEFDSPVKKKPPSPKEYKKIMGSNSEQLKEVRIMKYKSLSDIQALIMDRKLLQMDISGREVGENENKSLSSVSIRDVQRILLNLETNIRSCRLSLQEEHDKIEKYKIDAARRTHNYDPFIRMFLSMLAERGILQNIVDNNLIVKRKHPVTNGRIQKPTKRQDRKKRRRR, from the exons ATGGATCATAAGCGACCATTTGGTGTATGGAAAGAGCTTGAAAGTGATCCTGGATTGTTCACGCTTCTTATCAAAGACTTTGGGGTTAAGGGTGTACAAGTGGAAGAAATATATGATCTTCAGAGGCAAATTCCAAATAAAGTTTATGgatttatttttctattcaaATGGAGTGAAGTTGGGAGATATCGTCGAAAGGTTCAAATTAGCCAAGATGAGCCATTTTGCAGGGATGAAGAAACTGTTAACGGAATGTTTTTTGCTCATCAACTGATACCCAATTCTTGTGCAACACATGCATTATTGAGCATACTATTAAACTGTGAAGATATTCAACTGGGAGATGTCATAACACGCTTAAAG GAAACATGTAAATCATATGACCCAGAAACAAAAGGATTTGCTATCGAGAATATGCCAGAATTGTATTGTGCACATAACAAGCATGCACACCCAGAACCAAATCCATTGTCAGAAAGTACAAGTGATAAATCCAATGGAATAACACCATCTGCTCGTACACTTGAAGCATTTCATTATACTTGCTACCTACCTTTGCACGATCATTTATTTGAACTGGATGGGTTAAAACCATATCCAATAGATCATGGCCCATTGTCGGAAGACGAAGAGTGGCATGACATGGCAAGAAGAGTAATTAATGATCGTATAAGTATGGCAACTGGGGGAGAACAATGCCATGATATCAGATACAATTTGATGGCAGTCGTTCCATCATTAACTGACCAATATGTTTCAAAATTAGAATTATTGACTGATCATCACAAGATTTTGAGTAGTGCAATAGAGGATGTGATACCTAATCTCAAGTTGGATGATAAAGAACATAAGGAGTTGTTAGATATATTGCACGATACAAGAGAAAATGTGGCAGAATCATGCAAAACTTCTAAAAAATCTGACAAAGCATGTTTAGATAAACTTCCTAATTCACCATCAGAAAGTACAGATACTGCTTCGGAATTCGATTCCCCTGTAAAGAAAAAACCACCTTCACCGAAAGAATACAAAAAGATTATGGGAAGCAATTCTGAACAGTTGAAAGAGGTTAGAATTATGAAATACAAGTCATTATCAGATATTCAAGCACTTATCATGGACAGAAAGCTCTTGCAGATGGATATATCTGGAAGGGAGGTTGGggaaaatgaaaacaaatctCTAAGTTCCGTCTCAATAAGGGATGTTCAGCGCATATTGCTTAACCTTGAAACGAATATTAGATCTTGTCGATTATCTCTACAAGAAGAGCATgataaaatagagaaatacAAAATTGATGCTGCTCGGAGAACTCATAATTACGACCCTTTTATAAGAATGTTTCTTTCCATGCTGGCTGAAAGGGGAATATTGCAAAACATTGTAGACAATAACCTGATTGTAAAGAGAAAACACCCCGTAACAAATGGTAGGATTCAAAAGCCTACAAAGCGCCAAGATCGTAAAAAGCGTAGGCGTAGATGA
- the LOC144419884 gene encoding uncharacterized protein LOC144419884 isoform X2, which yields MTNPPSIRFTNEGTLKRFCNRKRQGNRPTDPSDINDELKIDYLPTDFLLKDIRIEGARHLLFATQKQLKILANSKVWYMDGTFDVVRDPYYQLFSIHAFVRSGECTKQLPLVFVLMSRRRKCDYENVFKAIKTILHLNFSGTRVKKFVMDFEAATWQALSLVWPDVRRQGWAFHFTQAIMKNMRQNKLASLYNKDIGTRNLMKQVMALCYIPDMFIPSLFLSLRGKMTTDGLNRFAEYFDRTWLKNSVWKPKDCLISKIHEVNIAVESDVAEVMEENIPRRADAKYSEADDKLKEVWSVFKDGGLSAEALLRRCSKIYGPAFCKE from the exons ATGACCAACCCGCCTTCTATAAGATTCACTAAT GAAGGAACATTGAAGAGGTTCTGCAATAGGAAAAGACAGGGAAACAGACCCACAGATCCATCAGATATTAACGATGAGTTGAAAATAGATTATTTACCTACTGATTTCTTATTAAAAGATATCAGAATAGAGGGAGCGCGTCACCTTTTGTTCGCAACCCAAAagcaattgaaaattttggccAATTCAAAAGTTTGGTACATGGACGGTACTTTTGATGTTGTTAGGGACCCGTATTATCAACTCTTTTCAATTCACGCATTCGTTCGAAGTGGTGAATGTACCAAACAACTGCCCCTCGTTTTTGTTTTAATGTCAAGGCGACGTAAGTGTGATTATGAAAATGTTTTCAAGGCTATCAAAACTATACTGCATTTAAATTTTTCAGGTACTCGTGTGAAGAAATTTGTCATGGACTTTGAAGCAGCAACATGGCAAGCACTGTCTCTGGTATGGCCGGATGTGAGAAGACAGGGATGGGCATTCCATTTCACTCAGGCCATCATGAAGAACATGCGACAGAACAAATTAGCAAGTTTGTATAACAA GGACATCGGGACGAGAAATTTAATGAAGCAAGTCATGGCCCTGTGTTATATTCCAGATATGTTCATCCCGTCGCTGTTCCTATCTCTGCGAGGCAAAATGACCACCGACGGGTTGAATAGATTTGCCGAATATTTCGACAGGACATGGCTGAAGAACTCAGTTTGGAAACCAAAAGACTG CCTTATATCCAAGATTCACGAGGTCAACATTGCGGTGGAATCAGATGTAGCAGAAGTAATGGAGGAAAATATACCAAGAAGGGCTGACGCAAAATACAGCGAGGCAGATGACAAGCTGAAGGAAGTTTGGAGTGTTTTCAAGGACGGAGGATTATCTGCGGAGGCTCTCCTTCGAAGATGTTCAAAAATCTACGGCCCGGCCTTTTGTAAAGAGTAA
- the LOC144419884 gene encoding uncharacterized protein LOC144419884 isoform X1 produces the protein MTNPPSIRFTNEGTLKRFCNRKRQGNRPTDPSDINDELKIDYLPTDFLLKDIRIEGARHLLFATQKQLKILANSKVWYMDGTFDVVRDPYYQLFSIHAFVRSGECTKQLPLVFVLMSRRRKCDYENVFKAIKTILHLNFSGTRVKKFVMDFEAATWQALSLVWPDVRRQGWAFHFTQAIMKNMRQNKLASLYNKDIGTRNLMKQVMALCYIPDMFIPSLFLSLRGKMTTDGLNRFAEYFDRTWLKNSVWKPKDWSVFDVDVRTNNHLEWWHRYFNSIARTNMPFYSLISKIHEVNIAVESDVAEVMEENIPRRADAKYSEADDKLKEVWSVFKDGGLSAEALLRRCSKIYGPAFCKE, from the exons ATGACCAACCCGCCTTCTATAAGATTCACTAAT GAAGGAACATTGAAGAGGTTCTGCAATAGGAAAAGACAGGGAAACAGACCCACAGATCCATCAGATATTAACGATGAGTTGAAAATAGATTATTTACCTACTGATTTCTTATTAAAAGATATCAGAATAGAGGGAGCGCGTCACCTTTTGTTCGCAACCCAAAagcaattgaaaattttggccAATTCAAAAGTTTGGTACATGGACGGTACTTTTGATGTTGTTAGGGACCCGTATTATCAACTCTTTTCAATTCACGCATTCGTTCGAAGTGGTGAATGTACCAAACAACTGCCCCTCGTTTTTGTTTTAATGTCAAGGCGACGTAAGTGTGATTATGAAAATGTTTTCAAGGCTATCAAAACTATACTGCATTTAAATTTTTCAGGTACTCGTGTGAAGAAATTTGTCATGGACTTTGAAGCAGCAACATGGCAAGCACTGTCTCTGGTATGGCCGGATGTGAGAAGACAGGGATGGGCATTCCATTTCACTCAGGCCATCATGAAGAACATGCGACAGAACAAATTAGCAAGTTTGTATAACAA GGACATCGGGACGAGAAATTTAATGAAGCAAGTCATGGCCCTGTGTTATATTCCAGATATGTTCATCCCGTCGCTGTTCCTATCTCTGCGAGGCAAAATGACCACCGACGGGTTGAATAGATTTGCCGAATATTTCGACAGGACATGGCTGAAGAACTCAGTTTGGAAACCAAAAGACTGGTCAGTATTCGACGTCGACGTTAGGACTAACAACCATTTGGAATGGTGGCATCGGTACTTCAATAGCATAGCACGGacaaatatgcctttttatAGCCTTATATCCAAGATTCACGAGGTCAACATTGCGGTGGAATCAGATGTAGCAGAAGTAATGGAGGAAAATATACCAAGAAGGGCTGACGCAAAATACAGCGAGGCAGATGACAAGCTGAAGGAAGTTTGGAGTGTTTTCAAGGACGGAGGATTATCTGCGGAGGCTCTCCTTCGAAGATGTTCAAAAATCTACGGCCCGGCCTTTTGTAAAGAGTAA